tgttgagatgtgtctgttacttgaacgctgtgaagcatttatttgggctgcaaattctgaggctggtaactttaatgaacttatcctctgcagcagaggtaactccgggtcttccattcctgtggtgatcctagtgagagacagtttcctcatagcgcttgatggtttttgcgactgcacttgaagaaactttcaaagttcttgacattttctgtattgactgaccttcatgtcttaaagtaatgatggaatgtcatttctctttgcttatttgagctgttcttaccataatatgaactatcttctgtatacctcccctaccttgtcacaacacaactgattggttcaaatgcatgaaggaaagaaattccacaaattaacttttaacaaggcacacatggtaattgaaatgcattccaggtgactacctcatgaatctggttgagaaaatgccaagagtgtgcaaggctgtcatcaaagcaaagggtggctattttaagaaactcaaatatattttgatttgtttaacacttttttggttactacatgtgttatttcatagttgatgtcttcactattattttacaatgtagaaaatagtacaaataaagaaaaacccttgaaagactagctgttctaaaacttttgaccagtagtgtaaatagagacatggaacactggtcactttaacaatgtttacatactcttttaCCCACCTTATAtttacagtgctttgcaaaagtattcagaccgcttggatttcttcacattttattgtgttacagtggGGTTGAACTAGATTTCATTGTAATAATATTtcgtcaacaatctacacaaaatactctaatgtcaaagtagaagaattgttttatattttttaagataACCAAGCAGTGACCCTCAGCCCCTCTCTGCAGTAAATCCAGACTACTCCGAACTGCAGAACAAAGACACTGAAAGTGTTAATGGGATCGGGTGGAGGACTTCAGCCAGGCAGGATAAACCCAAAGTTGTCCTGTTTGAAATCTCCTAGTTAAAGACATGCTGCTTCTCATTGTTGCAAGGAGTCAAAAATAATTTTACTTCACTGCTTCATTTAACTTTTCATGTGCGAATCAAACACATAAAGCATAATGAACATCTCTGTGGTGTGCAGACCGAGTCCACAGCGAGTTTGATAGATCACCTGGAAACTCACACTAAAGCTGAAACTAAACATTTCTGTCATGTTAATGGCAAATGTTTCTCTCCTGATTGTAAACTGAAAAGACATGGGGAAGAAATCATGTCAATGCAAATAATGTGTAAAGTGCTTCATCTTTAAGACACATCTGGCCAGACATATGATGATTCACACAAAGGAGAAGCCATATAATTGCAAAGATTGTGGGAATTGTTTCATCCAAGTCAGATCTGACCAGGCATGTGATGATTCACTAAGGGTTGAAAccatatacacagagtatacaaaatattaaggatacctgctctttccatgacatatactgaccaggtgattccaggtgaaagctatgatcccttattgaggtaacctgttaaatccacttcaatcagtgtagatgaaggggaggaaaccgGTTAAAGGAGTTTTAACCCTTGCAACAACTGaatggtgtatgtgtgccattcagagggtgaatgggtaacacaaaagatgtaagtgcctttgaacagggtatggtagctggtgccaggcgcactagtttgtgtcaagaactgcaatgctgctgggtttaaCACACTCAACAGTTacatgtgtgtatcaagaatggtccaccaactaaacgacatccagccaactcgacacaactgtgggaagcattggagtcaacatgggccagcatctttgtggaacgctttcgacaccttgtagagtccattccctgacgaattgaagctgttctgagggtaaaaggggggtggcaactaaatattaggaagttgttcctaatgtttggtatactcggtATAGATGCCAAGAATGTGACAAATATTTATACCGTAAGGACATACTGACTAAAGGCATTAGGTTTGGTTTGCTCCTAGCACAACTCGGCTAGGCGAACATCTGTACCTCGCATACTCCCTTTAAAGACCTTTGTTGAAAAATTTGCGACAATATTACAGTTTGAGACATCGTTGCAACAAATAGCCAatattcacttcctcaaaatagtctgaattaatctaagatcaatcaagaaatctgtaatataTTTGGACCTTTCTGCAAAGGTCATAACTGCGCGATTTGACAATttactaagatgtttggtgcatcatttctcaaatgaaaaaaataaatagtcaTCTCCGTTAAATGACAAAAAACACGTAATTGAGGAATccttactgttgaccaatcacaaaaGGGGTGTAGACTTCGACTAgcctcaagaagaagaaaaaaaacgtcaTAATATTAGGTGCAAACTATTTGGACTGGGAAGCATATGGTAAGCTTTAGCATATGatgattcacacaggagagaaaccatatgagtgcagttcttgacaaactagtgtgcctggcaccagctaccataccctgttcaaaggcacttacatcttttgtgtaagtgccattcaccctctgaatggcacacatacacaatccatgcatCAAAAATAATTCTGCTCTGATCAAGCAtatcaatcaaatcacatttatttagaaagccctttttacatcatcagatgtcacaaagtgctgataCAGAAACGCAGCATAAAACCCAAAAGAGCAAGCAATTCAGACaaagaagcacagtggctaggaaaaactccctagaaaggcaggaaactaggaagaaacctagagagaaaatctgaggggtggccagttctttTCTGGCTTTGCCCGGTGGAGaatataagagtacatggccattaaagcCAGATCATTGTTCAAACTTTCATAGATGACCGgcggggtcaaataataataatcacagtggttatagaggatgcaacaggtcagcacctcaggagtaaatgtcagttggctttcagagtttgagacagcaggagcagcagagagaatcagaggaaggccctaaaaattgtcgaagactccagccaccctagtcatagactgttctctctgctaccacacggcaagcagtaccagagcgccaagtctaggtccaagaggcttctaaacagcttctacccccaagccataagacccctgaacagctaatcaaatggctacccagactatttgRWTTRScccccccccccccccctacgctgctgctactctgttattatccaggcatagtcactttaataactctacctacatgtacatattacctcaataccggtgcccctgcacattgactctgtaccggtaccccctgtatatagcctcggtactgttatttactgctgctctttaattatttgttattcttatctgtaactttttttttttaggtgtttcttaaaactgcattgttggttaaggtcttaagtaagcatttcactgtaaggtctgcacctgttgtattcggcgcacgtgacaaataacatttcatttgattcatATAAATGTCAAGAATGTGGGAGATGCTTCTACCGTGAGGAACACCTGAACGCTCATATGATTACTCACACTCGGAAGAAATCATATCAACGTAAAAATATGTCAAATGCTTCATCTCTAAGACACAGCTGAACAGACATATGAGGATTCACACGAGAGAAACAACAAACATGCAACGATTGTGGGAAATGTTTCAACCAGGAGTCAAATCTGAAAAGGCAACTGAGAAGGCATATttctcacacaggggagaaacgtCTGGAAAATGTAGTAGCACCGCAGTAAACTTAAAACAGCACCAGCAGAGAAACCTTAAGGGTGCAACACCTGGAGCAGATGCTCGAGTATGATTTActaaaaaaatcacaaaagtaCTCTTCATAAGAGAGAAGAACTCAAGACAGTTCCCTTGGGAGTAAAATATGTTCCAACTGACATCTGAGTCACATTTAGAAGGGTGCAACACAATTCTATGTGCACCAACAACAGTGCAAATAGAAATGTCATATTTAGAGCTGACAGGATTTCTTACTCTAGATAATAGATTAGCATGTCTGTTCTATTCAATATGTTTCTATCCCAGTTACTGGGTCAGGTAGGAGGACATAGCCCTCATGTGACTGCTCTTGTTGAAATAAGATATAATGAAGGAATCAATGCATTTGTTAAACATTGAAGAGTATTGCTGTTGGCAAAGAGTTGCTTTGACGACGACTGAAACATTGGCAGAATAAATCAGATATTTATTTGCAAGTGCTGTGTGTGAAGTTCTCTTACATCAAAGTACTTTTGGATATCTCTTTGGATACTACCTATGGATGTAGATATGCGAGCACATTTCAAAAAGACTCCATGGACATTTATTGTAGAATCATGACACATTTCAGTCACTCAACTCTGTCACCACAGATGTTCTGTCTGTAAAAAAGGCTCCTTATTCCAGAACACTTCATGTTCATTTCAGAAAATGTTCTTACACTTTAATTAAAATtaatgttacattttgttattacaCACACGAGAACTCAACTCACCAGAATTATTTTGGTTTCGTCCAGCTCAGCTTGTACTTTACTCATTGCGTCCGCCTCCCGAGGATTCTACAGGCAAATAAACAGGGTTAAGTTAACGCATAAACAAAACCCCACATTGCAACACTTGTTGTCATAAGAAGTCCATCTATGGAACTCACTTCCTGATCAGTTCAATCGTGTGCAACATATTGATGAATTCTAATGCAaatcaaaatgtaaataaatcaatTGTGATTAACCtgtgagagggagtgtgtgtgtgttacctggtaCTTGGCGAGGTAGCTGTCCAGGGCAGTATAGTGGACAGTGTCAGGAGAACCAGAGGGCCAGTCTATACTGCTCACCTGTCTGGAAAATTCCTCCAGCAcctgaaagagaggggaggagagaggagggaggggagagaagggggggtaaGGAGgtgtagagagaaggaggggaggagagaggagaggggaggagagagtagtCAGGACTGAGTACTCATCCAAAGCAGGATACATGCATCAATCAAACCTCTGAGTTTCTAAATAGAATTTCAAAAAGACAGTTGGTAAATCCTCAGAGGCAGTAATATTTTACGACTAACAATCCATGACTAATGGCCCTAACATAGGAAATGCAGACACTCATCTAGTTCTCCTACACCACTCAGTAAGAGGGTCTGAATGTAAGGCAGATCAAATGAATAGGTCAATATGGTCAAACGTAACACAATATATGCCAATTAATTTTCAGCAGTATTGCCCCGGTCTGTCTGTTTGGTGCGCGCGTTTGTCTATCACTCCTTATGTATCCAGTTAGTGATGCTAGTAATGATAACagtcttgtgggttgacagaaagaCTTTCCACAAAAACCTTCttgaattaaatgttaactatAAAGTAGGCTTAGCTGACAAGATTATTTGTATCAATTTGGTGGCCTTTGTTTTGCATTTTCTGCCATGACAAGCTGCAGCAGTAATTCAATCAGAAACATCACCAGATGACACATTCCCCTCTTTCTAAAtgcgcaattaaaggggaattacactctTGTTTTTCTGACTCAAAATTGTTCTTCTAATGTAATTTGAGCATTGACAAGGACTCAGAACATCCATTTACATTGTTTCTGTatgaataattgtaatattaagaGTAAAAAAACTGGAGAAAACCCCCCAGAGGAAAACTGAATTCTTGAAAATACATCATATCATTTTATGGGACCCCTTAGTCCTATTGTTTTACAAGGTATATTGATATAAAAcatctcttgtacactaaggacccagGGAAGAGTTTTGGGGTAGAGGAGAATAGaaaaatgtgcctatttgaaagctaaaaaaatataaaatatggagTAGCTtgtgacattttttaaaaagtagctctcatgctagaaaaagCTGGAGACCCCTGCTCTAGAGGGATACTCTCCTACCTTATCCAGTAGGGTGAAGCACACTCTAGAGGGATACTCTCCGTCAGCAATCACCACCGCACCCAGGGAGTCGTTCCTCACATACACGTGACACAGGTACTCtgagagggaacacacacacattcagtctcCGAGACACCTATGGGGGCTAACGTGGAGTTAGTGAATGTGGGtggtattgtgtgtggtgtgtatgtgtaagagagagagctgCCTAGGTGTGTATGTCGTCCTCACACTAACCTTGTTCTTTGACAGAGGCTCGGCTCCCTATAGACGAGCGTTGAACTATGAGGTCACTGGTGAATGTCATGAACTCCTGAACACtgagacacaaccacacacaaataaTGAAGCAAGTCTCAAAAGATACTATCTATACTTAATACACATGTAGCAATCGGAAAACCTGGGCAACACTGCAGATCAGACAGAGAAGTAGGTACCTGACACCACTCATTTTTAAAAGAAACAGGTGACATGTCATAATTGAAACAAGGTGTGGCCAACCCTTCTCCAAGAGAGCTAGTGGGTGTGCATTACTAATAGCGCCAgccctacacaaacacacttcctgattcagctaatcaaggAGCAGCTGATTAGTAGAATGTGTGTATTTATATTACTAGGGATGGAACAAAGTCCTGCGGGAGGTTAGGATAGCTCTACTCCACAAAAGGAGGGTAAGCCTGCCCTCCCTGTCATAAACcatagggctggtttcccaaaCACCGACTAATCACATTCCTAGAGGGTTAATGGAAATTCttaatttaaagtattttttagtccaggactaggtttaatctgtgtccagggaAACTGGCCCATAGATAGATAGACAAAGAGCCAATCCCACCTGGACTTCTGGAAGAAGCTGAAGGATGACAGGTCGTAGGCAGCTTTCAGTAGGTTAGACTTGGTGGTCCCTTTATACAGCACACTCAGACTGAAAAGCTTCATGGTGGTGGTGTGAATAACCTCTGTCTTTTAACGCAGGCAGCCTGCAACGATGAGATCAATTTCTGTGTCACTTTCAGCTACACGCCGCTGCTGTCATGCTTATTATCCACACTTATGTGTGAcattatctctctcacacacagcttGTTAGTTACTCAAACTGGGTGATTAACTATACAACATTATCTGAATTAAGTTATTGGACATACTGGTAGCAGTATTAGGCACTGTTTTTGCTGTAGTACAATAACCAAACAACGTTATCTGTAACTAGCAGTTAACATTAGCAACTAGATAACGTTAGCGAACTAACTAGCGTCTGAAAGCTACAGGGCACAACTGTCACTATCAAATCAACTTCCAACATTTCAGCAAATCAACAGGTTGCTGCTAATGACAGTATAGCCGATTAAAGACTGACAGACttgaaacatagctagctagtaagaTAAAGTAGTTTTACCTTGTTCTCTCCTCGACACAAACTTGATCCACCAGAAATTACCGGCTATAGTAGGAGTAGGCTAGCTTAACGTTAACTAATTAACGTTAGCTTTCAGTACAACTTTAACaagtttaaaataaatacaaatttattTTGAATATAGTTTCACTATCTTGTCTAGTTAAGCGATGGTGGTATTAACTATAACCAGAGATACTCCTAGCAAAACAACTCCACTTCTTTTCCAAACTACACAGGATGTTGACTACGTCATTAGCGGAAATACGTCCATCCTCAGAGATATCCCGGTTTACAGAATTCCAAAAGTTGATCGGGAGAAAGGTACCTATCCCTTCCACTATCTCTCACTAGCAGCTGTTAAAAATCCTCCTTCCAATAACTTAAAGAAATATACTGTTATTATTGACTTCGTTATGAACACTATTATTTGTACCGCAATATTTAGGGTAATATGTAATCGAAATTAATATTTAGTTGCGGTTGTGGTCCTGTTTCCCTGTAGGTGAAGGCCTTGCAACATCATATAAACAAAGATATACTTTTTTGAACACTTTTAATGTAACAATACAAACACACCGCAGTTTCCACTGATATTAGTAATCATATCTAACCAAACATAAGAATCCACGTTTTGAGGCAAAGCATGACTTCACCGTGAGTGTCAAataacctttttatttatttatttattatttaacctttatttaaccaggtaggcaagttgagaacaagttctcatttacaattgcgacctggccaagataaatttATACTCACTCttttattgtgaaacatttgAAGCACCCTATAGCTACGTCTCAGAATAGGCTTGCTTAAGTAAATAATATGAAAAACATGCTGTTAACTCCCTGCTCTGCAGAGAGAGAATGTAGACTATTCTCTGATCAATGTGTGAGCATTAAAATATATCAAAATACTTTAAGACCATCATGAGACATTACTGGAAGAGCACAGAGAAAgtattattttaagaaagtgttTTTTAAAAATGCTATATTTTCTTTCAGCTCTGCAAGGAATGAAATATCTTTTTAATTTCACACAATTTGAATAATGCCTTTATGATTGTGTATTTAAAAACTGTAATTTGTTACTTTagcaattcaattaaattcactTTAGTAATCATCGAACTTGTACTCAAAGGTGTAGTCCTGTGTAGGCTCTGACTCCTGGATCTCTGTGAGGACCTCGGCAGGTGTGGGCTCTGTGTACGAACTCTCCACAGGGAACCACGAGTCATACCAGGAAGTAGTGCTCTCTGTCTCCAGCTCCGCCGCCGTTGTGGGGTCCGCCGTGGTGGTCGTAGTGGCAACGGTCGTGGTGGTGGAGAGGTTATCCCTGAGTCTCTGCTGGTGCATCTTGCGCAGGCGCATCAGCCGTAACCGCCGGAGACGCTCTGTATTCTGGGAGTTGGCCAACGTACCGCCCATCCCGCCACTGGCACCCGTCTTTGTTGCGTCTACTCTGCCAACTGACCCACCGCTGATGTCACTTCCTGCCCGGAGGGGTGCTTTGGTAACAAGCCGTATGGGTCTCTTGCCGTGGAGGACCATAATCTGCTTAATTCGGTCCCAGTTGGACTTGGCCAGGGTGAAGCTACAGGGGGTGGCCCCGGAGTCGTAGCCCACAATGCACAGCCGGGTCTGGAGCGTGTGGCCGTCGACGCGTGCCGTCACACGGTACTCCCCGGGGTTCAACAACCGCCAGTAGTCACCGGCCGCAGCTATAGGTTGGGggtgggagagaagaagagggagagagagagggggagggaggaagagggtgtgagaaagggagggagcagaaagagagagaaagtggatcAGAGATGTCATTTgatgttatacagtgcattcggaaagtattcagacctcttgactttttccccattttgttatgttacagccttgttctaaaatggattaaattgttttcccccctcatcaatctacacacaataccccataatgacaagcaaaaacaggtatttagaaagtttagcaattttttttacaataaaaaattacataagtattcagatcttttactcagtactttgttgaagcacctttggcagggattaaagccttgagtcttcttgggtatgatgctacaagtttggcacacctgtatttggggagattctcccatcttctcaagctttgtcaggttggatggggagcgtcatttAATtttatccgttttagaataaggctctaacataacgaaatgtggaaaaaagggaaggggtctgaatactttccgaatgcactgtataataatTTTGTTAATTGCTATTTTTTCTCAATTAACTACCATGTAcatgtgggctcccgagtggcgcagcggtctaaggcactgcaactcagtgctagaggtgtcactacagaccttggttcgattccaggctatatcacaacccgccgtgattggaagtcccatagggcggtgcccaattggcccagcgtcttccgggtcagggtttggccggggtaggccgtcattgtaaataagaatttgttcttaactgacttgcctagttaaataaaggttaaataaaaaatacatgaaaaGTAAGACCTTCTGGTAATATCCGTTCTCTGTGGTTTGCTGATGGGGGGGGGTGTGAATGCAGATTTACCAGTCTTGACATCGTGCTTGACGCCATCCACAGAAATGGTGGCGTTGGCCAGGGGTTTACCCTCCATGTCCCTCACTATGCCCTTTATCCCACGATGCACCTACCACAGGAAACAGCACATATGTAAGGGCTCAATGCTCAGATGACATCACTGGATGCAATACAATCAAGTATTTACTCATcagcaacatacagtacagtttccAGTAAAGACacattaaatacattaaaaaacaagtATGAGAATGGTTTAAAAATTCAATAATAAGTATTATATTATCTGTGTATTCTCACCTGTTCTATGAAGGACAGTAGTGCCTCCCGGTTGTTCTCCCACTCCAGAGGCAGCTCACTCTCATGAGGAAACTTGTCACAACCCAGGAAGACAGACAGCTCAAAGCAGTTAGTGTGCAGGTAGCTGAAGTCATTCATACCTGGGAATTTACAGCGTGGCGGGGAGGGAAGAATACATGATATTGGGTTAATTAGGAGCTCTCTCACCAGATTTTTCTGTActtatctcttcctccctcactctttGTCATACTCTCTCCTTTCATTttttcctccccatctctctccccctcttcccctgactctccctcttccctttccCCCTTTACCACTATTcacatctctccccctccccatagACACTCACTTCCCACCACAGGTTTCCAGCTGGCCCTGTTGATGATGCCCTGTCCCCCAGAGATGTCGTCGGTGTGGCAGGAGCCCCGCTGGGTCTCCGTCATGGTCAGGTGGCTGTGGGCGTACGACATGGCCAGCCAGCGGAACATGGTGTCGTCAGACGTCTCTCGTAGCGCGTCCCCGTTCTGACGCTGCATCCGGGCCCACGTTTCCTCATTCATCTCATGGTTCACACCGGGTCTCAACTCACGCCAAGACCCCAAAGTCTGTTGGAAGACAGAGGAATTAGACATAAGGTTCATGTTATAGAAGAGACCAGGGCTGGGCCTGaaatggaacactattctctTGGCTCCCAGTGCAAATATAATTCCTTGGGTATGTCTGAAATTCCCTATTTCGAAATTCACTAAATTGTGGACTACTTTTGGACACCAGTGTTCAGGGCCGGACTACATCATTTAGGGCCCCAGGGCAGTTGTAAGAACATTTCCTGTAATTGTACACTTTTTGCAATGGTGCAGGGAATGTTTTTAATGTTTCATAGCTCATCTTATGCTTgtgttcacattttgccatgatgctgagagaacattttgctaACATTTTGCTACTCCAACCCCATGATTTTTGGGGTTTGGGGCACCCTGGAAGTCAGGGCCCCGGGGCATGTGCTCTGAGTGCTTGTTCGGTAATCCGGCCCTGCCAGTGCTGATTCATCTTATTCCAGTCAGAACAGAACCCACTCCTGTAGCCTTTGGAGGTCGCTGCATGTCAAACGGGTACGCCACCACTTTCTCTCCACCCTGCAAATTGGCTCCCAACACAAATGGGGTCCGCTCCATCCAGTTAATAATGGCTTTGGTTTCCAGGgcaacctacagagagagagtgggagagaaatgTAGATCTAACACCAGAAATACAAAACTGTAGTATAATTGGAAAATTAACAatataaagttttaaaaaataaaaacaacatatgTAGCCCTAACACCTACCGAGCCATTGAGGAAGTTCTCTGGGAGTGGGATGTGGTGATTAGGTACAATGCGTGGGACCCAGCCTCTGTCCTCTGCCCCCCATAGAACACTGTTGAGGTCCGGGAAGTTCTGGAAGATATCGTATccctcctcagtccagtggccCAGACCCCAGTTCCCCATCTCAGAGCcctggagatgagagaggaggctagaaaataataaagaaaggaTCTCTATTGGAGAGATTAAAAGCAGGGAGTTTGGAGCCAGGGGTGTGAGAAACCGGATACGGAAGGACAGTATGTTGGTTCCAGTTTTATCAGtttaaacatatactgtatattccttGTTGGAGCATCCTTCTGGAATGAGCCCAGGTCCCTCACCATCTCGTAGGCCAGTTCGTAGGCGTCTGGGTTGAGTGAGGGAACCAGGTGTATTCTTACTCCCTCCACCAGGCGGCGCACTCTGGGGTTgttgtcattatactccttacaCATGAACTGCATCAGCAGGAGGAGCAGCTCCCGCCCCAGTGCCTCGTTACCATGGAGACCCGCCGTGTAGCGGAACTCCGGCTCACCTGGTGAGGAAGATGATGTCATCATGTGATGGTGTTTTGTGATCActtagtatgtatgtgtgttcctTTGCTGTATGGCtcaactatcacacacacacacaaacaaacacacacacacctgtctggtgTTCCCCGGGGTTGTCAGAGATCTCCATGGCATACATCTTCAGGCCTGCAGAGCTCTTCCCAATGTTATAGATCCTAGTGATGTTCGGACACTCCTCATTTATCACCTTCATCATCtgacatggagagagggagggagggagaagtggatgagggagaaggggagtggCAGAGAtgagggagtgatggagggagagagggagggagtgaggtggGAAGTGGGCGTGATGGAGGGGAAATGGGagcgggagaggagggagatagtgagagaggagtaagggaggagagggagagggatgaggaagagATGAAGGACAGTGTCAATCTCACCCGTCACACTCATTAAACACTCACCTGTCTCATGTCCTTATAGTTGTTGTCTGAAGTCCAGGTTGTCTGTGGGTTGACCTCATT
This portion of the Salvelinus sp. IW2-2015 linkage group LG4q.1:29, ASM291031v2, whole genome shotgun sequence genome encodes:
- the ykt6 gene encoding synaptobrevin homolog YKT6 yields the protein MKLFSLSVLYKGTTKSNLLKAAYDLSSFSFFQKSSVQEFMTFTSDLIVQRSSIGSRASVKEQEYLCHVYVRNDSLGAVVIADGEYPSRVCFTLLDKVLEEFSRQVSSIDWPSGSPDTVHYTALDSYLAKYQNPREADAMSKVQAELDETKIILHNTMESLLERGEKLDDLVQKSEHLGNQSKAFYKTARKQNSCCEVM
- the aebp1a gene encoding adipocyte enhancer-binding protein 1 — protein: MCCFCPVDSRPSGPTPPSAGSKTLTEHGQDYWDTKLDRERTTTEVIMYVPEETTVPWYEEYDYADLAAKKLEEEAEKAHKEKEEKVKRLRKKWEEEEEERLRKILVHAEPKKCPPLGLESHRVDDDQLLASSQSHHGFSAQRGRLNMQSSGNEEGVYGGAWCAEPEEKNHWFEVDARREVEFTGVIVQGRNSDTAEDFVSTFYVSFSNDSRDWTVLHDGYAEWLFYGNVDRDSPVMVQFDWPTVARYIRILPQSWNGSLCLRVEVMACQLTSSFRSENEVNPQTTWTSDNNYKDMRQMMKVINEECPNITRIYNIGKSSAGLKMYAMEISDNPGEHQTGEPEFRYTAGLHGNEALGRELLLLLMQFMCKEYNDNNPRVRRLVEGVRIHLVPSLNPDAYELAYEMGSEMGNWGLGHWTEEGYDIFQNFPDLNSVLWGAEDRGWVPRIVPNHHIPLPENFLNGSVALETKAIINWMERTPFVLGANLQGGEKVVAYPFDMQRPPKATGTLGSWRELRPGVNHEMNEETWARMQRQNGDALRETSDDTMFRWLAMSYAHSHLTMTETQRGSCHTDDISGGQGIINRASWKPVVGSMNDFSYLHTNCFELSVFLGCDKFPHESELPLEWENNREALLSFIEQVHRGIKGIVRDMEGKPLANATISVDGVKHDVKTAAAGDYWRLLNPGEYRVTARVDGHTLQTRLCIVGYDSGATPCSFTLAKSNWDRIKQIMVLHGKRPIRLVTKAPLRAGSDISGGSVGRVDATKTGASGGMGGTLANSQNTERLRRLRLMRLRKMHQQRLRDNLSTTTTVATTTTTADPTTAAELETESTTSWYDSWFPVESSYTEPTPAEVLTEIQESEPTQDYTFEYKFDDY